Sequence from the bacterium genome:
TCACCCCCACCTCGGTCCTCCCCCCTCAATAGGGGGAGGAAGAATTAGGAAGATGACTATTTTATGCTCGCAATGACGCCCGCCTGTGGCTGAGGTCCCAGGTTTCAATTTTCAGATTTTTCTCCCACTCCCCCTCTCCTCATCGCCCCCTCTGTATTTTCACCCCGTCAGAAGCCTGTCACGCCAGCGGCGTGATGTCGCCGCGTCACCGTATCCCATGGTTTTCTGGCTCCTGGCTCCTGGATTCTGGCTCCTAAAATAAACAAGGCCCGCTTTCGCGGGCCCATGATCTTCCTTTAGACATTGGGCTTTGGGCTTTGGACTCCTGAAAAACAGGGGTCCATTGAGAGCCCTGTTTTTCAGGTCCCCATATCCCATGAATTCAGATACTTCACCTGCTCATCCGTCAGAACATCGATCGTCGCTCCCTCGGACGCAAGCTTGAGCCGGGCGATCTCATGATCCATAACGACGGGAACGGGGTAGACCTTTTTCTCCAGGTTCTTCGCCTCTTTCACCATATGCTCGGCAGAGAGGGCCTGGTTGGCAAAGCTCATGTCCATGACGCTTGAGGGGTGTCCCTCGGCGGCCGCCAGGTTGATCAGCCTCCCCTCCGCAAGGACGTAAACCCTTATACCGCTGCCCAGGGCATGCTCCACGACAAAGGGTCTGATCTCTCTCTTGCTCTGGGTGATCTCCTCGAGACCTTCCAGATCCAGCTCCACGTTGAAGTGTCCGGAGTTGGACACGATGGCCCCGTCGTTCATCGCGGCGAAGTGTTCCTTGCGAATGACATGAATATTCCCCGTAACGGTACAGAAAAAATCGCCTAGCGGGGCGGCCTGCTCCATAGGCATAACGGCAAAACCGTCCATGAGGGCCTCGAGGGCGCGCACCGGGTCGATCTCGGTTACGATCACCCGGGCCCCCATTCCCTGAGCACGCATGGCAAGGCCTCGACCGCACCAGCCGTAACCGACGACAACGAAGTTTGATCCGGCTACAAGCCGGTTTGTAGCTCTGATAATGCCGTCAATAGTGCTCTGACCAGTGCCGTACCTGTTGTCAAAAAGATGCTTGGTGTCGGCGTCGTTCACGGCAACGATGGGGTACTTAAGTACGCCGTCCTTGGCCATGGCCTGAAGTCTGATAACCCCGGTTGTCGTTTCCTCGGTCCCCCCAATGATGTGTTCAAGGAGGTCGGTGCGCTCCGAATGGATCACTGAGACAAGGTCCGCCCCATCGTCCATGGTGAGTTGAGGCTTTGTATCCAGAACAGCCTCTATGTGGGAGTAGTATGTCTCGTTGTCCTCACCCTTGATGGCAAAAACAGGGATCTTATCGTGCTGGACCAGGGAGGCGGCAACGTCGTCCTGTGTACTCAGCGGGTTGGATGCGCAAAGGCACACCTCGGCCCCGCCAGCCTTGAGGGTTTTCATCAGCTGTGCCGTTTCGGTTGTCACATGAAGACAGGCAGCGATCCTGACTCCCTCAAGAGGGCGCTCTTTTTTGAAGCGTTCTTCTATTTGAGCCAGAACAGGCATATTCTGGGCTGCCCATTCGATCCTCAGTTTTCCGCTGTTCGCCAGACTCAGGTCCTTGATATCATATTTCATAATATTTCTATGCCTCCACCGCTGACTTGAGATCCTCAACCCTGTCGGTCCGCTCCCAGGTGAACTCAGGTTCCTCCCGCCCGAAGTGGCCATAAGCAGCGGTCTTGGTGTAGATGGGCCGGAGAAGGTCGAGAGCTTCAATAATTTGTCTGGGCTGAAGGGGGAACACCTCGCGGACAGCCTTGGCAATGCGATCCGGTGAGACCTTCGCGGTCTTGAAGGAGTTGATCATCACCGACACCGGATCGGCCACCCCGATAGCATAGGCCAACTGCACTTCACACTTTTCAGCAAGTCCAGCCGCAACGATATTCTTGGCAATGTACCTGGCCATGTAGGAAGCGGACCGGTCTACCTTGGAGGGGTCCTTGCCGGAGAAACAACCGCCGCCGTGGCTTCCCTGACCACCGTAGGTGTCAACAATGATCTTGCGGCCAGTAAGGCCGGTATCACCCAAGGGACCGCCCGTCACGAACCTGCCAGTGGGATTGATGAGATATCTGGTTTTGTCATCGAGCATTTCGGCTGGCAGTGTTGTCCTGACAACCTCCTCGATAATCCCTTCCTGAATCTGCTGTTGTGTCGCTTCAGGCGTATGCTGGGATGCGATAACCACCGTATCGATGCGAATGGGGGTATCATCCCTATACTCGACGGAGACTTGGGATTTACCGTCGGGTCTGAGAAAATCCAGGGTCTTATCCTTGCGGACCTGGGTAAGCTTCTTTGTCAACATGTGGGCGTGCACGATAGGCATAGGCATCAGGACGTCGGTATCGGTACAGGCATAACCGAACATAAGCCCCTGGTCACCAGCTCCTCCGGGATCGACACCCATTGCGATATCCGGGGACTGCTTGTGAATGGAAGTCAGTACCCCGCACGACTCCCAATCGAACCCCATGTCCGAACTGTCGTAGCCAATATCCTTTATCACCGCGCGGGCCACTTCCGGAATTTCCACATAGACGTTCGTTGTGATCTCACCGGCGATGACTACAAGTCCGGTGGTGGCCATGGTTTCACAGGCTACCCGGCATCCGGGATCGTCCTTGATGATAGCATCGAGAATGGCATCGGAGATCTGGTCGCAGACCTTATCCGGGTGCCCCTCTGTCACCGACTCGGAGGTGAACAGAAAATCGGTCATACTCATGGTTTAACTCCCTTCAGAAGTATAATTGCGTAACGTTAACATTAACCTTAATGTGTAACAGAATCGTTTGTAGACTTCAAGAGGGAAGGTTTGTCGGGTAATACAGTTATTTGAAGGGTAAATAAAGAAGGATGGAGGATGAAGTATGCGTTATTTTCCCTTCATTCCTCCTACCACCTTCGTCCTTCCTCCTTCAGTTCTAACCATTTTCCCCAAATCCGCTCAGTACAAGATCTTTAAGAGCTTTGATCGCATTTTCCTCATCGGAGCCTTCGATCTCTATAACGACAGTTTCACCTTTTGCGGCGGCCAAGGTCAAAATGCCCATGATGCTCTTGCCGTTGACCCTGTTTTTTCCTTTGCCGAGCCAGACCTCACTGGCAAATCGGGAAGCCACCTCCACAAACTTGCCGGCTGCTCTTGCGTGAAGGCCCAGTTTGTTGTTTATAACCAGCTCTATCCTGACCATGGAATCCTCATATTCGTGCCCAGGAAGCCCAGAAGGGTTCCGAGGGTGACCAGTAAAGCGAAGATCGCAGGTGCCCGCCACTGCCTGCGAAACATGATGAAAGCTACGCCGAAGATAATAAACGAGATACCAGGTGTCCGGGTACCGAAGGCCGCCATTCCCAGAACAAAACCGAGGAGGGGCGTAGCCATGCGCTCCATGTTCCTGGAAAACACTTTACCGTTTAGAGCCGAAGCCCCCTCAAGGGGAGAGTGGGCGTTCAGATAACCGCGGTTCAGATAAGTCCACCTGTTTCTAAGGTGAACGGTGTTGTAGATCAGAATAAACACGACAGGGGCCGCAGCCATCCAGAAAAAGGATAGAGCGACACAGAGCAGCACGGTAACCGGCAGCAGCGTGGCCCAGTAGTAACTGTCGCCCATCGCTCCCAGTGGCCCCATCAGGCTGTTTCGTGCCTTTACGCTTTCCTCACCCTTCCCCTCCTCCTCGAGCCTTGAAACCACACCCAGGACGTAAGGTGACATATAGGGGTTGGTGTTGAAATAGCCCAGGTGACGATGACATGCATCCTTGAAACCATCCCCGGACACTTTTCTGAGCCATGGGAGGAGAGTGTAGAAGAATCCCAGACCCTGCATACGAGGGAAATTCCACGATCCCTGTATGGACAGGGAACGAATGAACAGACTAAGACGAGAATGAAAGGTGAAATTCAA
This genomic interval carries:
- a CDS encoding HPr family phosphocarrier protein — encoded protein: MVRIELVINNKLGLHARAAGKFVEVASRFASEVWLGKGKNRVNGKSIMGILTLAAAKGETVVIEIEGSDEENAIKALKDLVLSGFGENG
- the metK gene encoding methionine adenosyltransferase — encoded protein: MSMTDFLFTSESVTEGHPDKVCDQISDAILDAIIKDDPGCRVACETMATTGLVVIAGEITTNVYVEIPEVARAVIKDIGYDSSDMGFDWESCGVLTSIHKQSPDIAMGVDPGGAGDQGLMFGYACTDTDVLMPMPIVHAHMLTKKLTQVRKDKTLDFLRPDGKSQVSVEYRDDTPIRIDTVVIASQHTPEATQQQIQEGIIEEVVRTTLPAEMLDDKTRYLINPTGRFVTGGPLGDTGLTGRKIIVDTYGGQGSHGGGCFSGKDPSKVDRSASYMARYIAKNIVAAGLAEKCEVQLAYAIGVADPVSVMINSFKTAKVSPDRIAKAVREVFPLQPRQIIEALDLLRPIYTKTAAYGHFGREEPEFTWERTDRVEDLKSAVEA
- a CDS encoding PTS system mannose/fructose/sorbose family transporter subunit IID; translation: MERFHPGTCSGCRHRSLEGHALNFTFHSRLSLFIRSLSIQGSWNFPRMQGLGFFYTLLPWLRKVSGDGFKDACHRHLGYFNTNPYMSPYVLGVVSRLEEEGKGEESVKARNSLMGPLGAMGDSYYWATLLPVTVLLCVALSFFWMAAAPVVFILIYNTVHLRNRWTYLNRGYLNAHSPLEGASALNGKVFSRNMERMATPLLGFVLGMAAFGTRTPGISFIIFGVAFIMFRRQWRAPAIFALLVTLGTLLGFLGTNMRIPWSG
- the ahcY gene encoding adenosylhomocysteinase, with protein sequence MKYDIKDLSLANSGKLRIEWAAQNMPVLAQIEERFKKERPLEGVRIAACLHVTTETAQLMKTLKAGGAEVCLCASNPLSTQDDVAASLVQHDKIPVFAIKGEDNETYYSHIEAVLDTKPQLTMDDGADLVSVIHSERTDLLEHIIGGTEETTTGVIRLQAMAKDGVLKYPIVAVNDADTKHLFDNRYGTGQSTIDGIIRATNRLVAGSNFVVVGYGWCGRGLAMRAQGMGARVIVTEIDPVRALEALMDGFAVMPMEQAAPLGDFFCTVTGNIHVIRKEHFAAMNDGAIVSNSGHFNVELDLEGLEEITQSKREIRPFVVEHALGSGIRVYVLAEGRLINLAAAEGHPSSVMDMSFANQALSAEHMVKEAKNLEKKVYPVPVVMDHEIARLKLASEGATIDVLTDEQVKYLNSWDMGT